The following is a genomic window from Deltaproteobacteria bacterium.
AGTAACGATGAGTTAATATTTAAATGCACTCCAATAGCACCAAAACTAGAGGTATTAGGATAACGAGAACTACGGGCAAAGGATGGGTTAGCCTTACTTGCAAGTAAAATATCGGTTTTACTGCGGTATATTGTAAAACCAAGATTGTTCTCTTCATGAAAATAATAAGCGATATTACCTGCAACAAGGGTTTCACGAAACGCATTATTAATAGTTAGATAATGAAAGCTCGATACTAATTTGCCCGTTGCTTTATCAGTTGCAGGTTTTGCAATATTGAACACAGCAGATGAACGACAGTATTTTAAAATATCATCGCAAGTATATTCAGCTCGACAATCGGCATCACTATTACAAGTTGGTTTTACATCATCATCGTAAGCATACCAAATACCATTATACTGATAGATATCATGAGTTCGACGTGATCCAATTATAGTAGCTTGCCACCTTGATTCTTGAGTTATTTTTTTGTTAATAGTTAAAGCCAAACCAAACAAGCCCACTGAAGAGTATATTTTACCATTATAGTTATCTGTTTCTATTTGAATATTTGGCCAAAAATTATTTCGCCTATTTTTATTAGTCGAGGCAAAGGTAAGTTTTTCACCAAACGCACTATGATAACTCCCCAAGATTACATCTAGATTATTCGTATTATATCGTAAATATATTTCATCTATACCAGCTTGGTTCTGTGGTCCCTTAGTAACTAATTGCCCTCGACTCAGATTCCATTGTGCATATGTATGTTCTTGCCATGAGGTTAATACTCCCATATCAAAAAAATGATTATTCCATTGGGCAGCGAGGTAGGCTTGTGGTAGTGAAATGCGTTCATTTAGTTGATTAATTTTGTGGTGTTCTTTGTCGGTACCGCGACGCCAGATCATTCCAGTTTCTATGCGACCAAAATGTTTTTCGCTTATACATTCACTACAGTAGTTGGGGGCATCAGTATGCAATGAGGCCATCACCACTACTGCAGTCATAATAGACTGCGGCAATGCTATCATAATAATAGGCCTTTTTTTTATTTTTGCATGACTGTGCAAGATTCAGGATTAGCACTACCGGGAGAACCAACGATACCATCATATTCGGCGTTAGCAATTGAAGATACGCACCAATGACTATCAAGAGACTCATTTTGTAAGTTTAAGGGATCACGCATGTAACTATGAGCTTCAAGTAATGGAGTTAGCGGATCATCCTTTTGTGGGTAAAATACTTCATCAATTATTTGATCACCTAATGCTAGTTGCAAATTAATCGTTTCAGTAGTTGCAGGATTGATTGGTAATAAAGTGTCCTTAGCCGAACCAATAGTTGCAGCTACTGCAAAACCATATGTTTCAGCATTAAATCCACCAATTATTACATAAGAATTTATCTCTGTTTTTATGCATTCACTTATCGAAGATGAAGCGAGCGTCCAGGTTTTTGAGCTGCCAGTAGGAGAAATATAGGTTAGGGCGACACCATTAAGATCGATAGCTGCTTTAGCATACAATTCGATCCAATCACGTCCGAGGTCAGCCCCAGCGGGGTCAGCAAAAATTTCGTTTAATACGATATCACCCAATTTAACTGTTTTTACTTGGCGTTGCATGCCATGATCCATACATAATGAACCACATAAGTTGGGTTTGCCTGGTGTACCATTTTCATCAAATAAACCCGTAGCTTCAGAATAACAGAAAGCTTCTGGAGTATCGTTAGCGTCTATATTCATAATATTTGGCCATAAGCTTGCAGATTTACCGGAGCTAGGTGTTGGTGCAACAGCATGATCAATAATAATGCTGTTTGCATTGGCTAATTCAATATTAATGGCCATACTGTTTGGTATTGATAAATTATCGATAACTGCATGTGCGTATACTGCCCCCGTTAGTTCAGGAGTATCTGCAGCACCTATTACGGCAAACTCTTGAGGAAGTATGGTTATACATTTTTCATTAGAAATGATGTAAGAGGTGATATTATCCGAATCAATTGGTGAGATATTTAAAATTAATCCATTAAGATCAATGGCCGTATTGCTATTAGACCATAATTCAATCCAATCACGTCCACCATGTTCAATGCTCACAAGGGATGATTTCGCAAATATCTCACTAATGATTAGGTCACTTTCGTCGGGTGAATTCACTGTTCTAATATTTTCACCATCTTTGCATGCTAAGGTTCCGCAGAGGTCATTTGGGGCTTTCGGTGTACCGTGATTATCTGGATCATAAAAATTTTTACCAGTACACCAAGCTATTTGTAGGTCATTTAGATTATGATCAGGTATTAATCCACCTTCAAAGCTAATACTATAACCAGGAATAACCGCAGGCATTATATTAGATCCGGCTGTTGTTCCATAGCTAATAGTATCAATAAGTTCATGGTTACATTCTAAGCTGATAGTCGCATAATCATTATTAAGGGTAAGATTCGTACCAAAATTATAATCAATATAATTAGAATTTGAGCTGCCATCGCCAATTACAAAATAAGCATGAGGCGCTAGTACGCCCGCGCCACGAATCTCATGTTGTTGTTTTGAGTTATTTTCAACGCTAACGATAATACGGTCTAAAACTACATCATGATCCGTCGGATTAAATAATTCGATCCATTCTATTGCTTGCTCGCCAGCAGGCGCAGGCATTAATTCGCTGATAATTAAATCACCGACGACCGCATTGCATTTAGCACCAATTACTATTGGCGTAGGCGGTTGCCCACAAGCCACACTTAAGAGTGCAAAAGAAAAATATAAATGCCGAAAAAAATTAAAAGCAGACATGTTCTCCCCCCAAAAAAGATTGCCCTTAAAATTGGTTAACGCCACTTGTCAAGGGCAATAAAAAAATAATTATGCGTATTATCGCTATTGCGCTAGCTAATGTTCACTATTTTTTTCATTTTTTTCTCGCGAATTGCATACTAAGTACTTATTGTAAAATAAGATATATTGCTATAGCAGCAGGCTGTGAACCTAGGTTATTTATTAGTCTTACAAAAGACTAATA
Proteins encoded in this region:
- a CDS encoding lamin tail domain-containing protein → MSAFNFFRHLYFSFALLSVACGQPPTPIVIGAKCNAVVGDLIISELMPAPAGEQAIEWIELFNPTDHDVVLDRIIVSVENNSKQQHEIRGAGVLAPHAYFVIGDGSSNSNYIDYNFGTNLTLNNDYATISLECNHELIDTISYGTTAGSNIMPAVIPGYSISFEGGLIPDHNLNDLQIAWCTGKNFYDPDNHGTPKAPNDLCGTLACKDGENIRTVNSPDESDLIISEIFAKSSLVSIEHGGRDWIELWSNSNTAIDLNGLILNISPIDSDNITSYIISNEKCITILPQEFAVIGAADTPELTGAVYAHAVIDNLSIPNSMAINIELANANSIIIDHAVAPTPSSGKSASLWPNIMNIDANDTPEAFCYSEATGLFDENGTPGKPNLCGSLCMDHGMQRQVKTVKLGDIVLNEIFADPAGADLGRDWIELYAKAAIDLNGVALTYISPTGSSKTWTLASSSISECIKTEINSYVIIGGFNAETYGFAVAATIGSAKDTLLPINPATTETINLQLALGDQIIDEVFYPQKDDPLTPLLEAHSYMRDPLNLQNESLDSHWCVSSIANAEYDGIVGSPGSANPESCTVMQK